Genomic DNA from Entelurus aequoreus isolate RoL-2023_Sb linkage group LG25, RoL_Eaeq_v1.1, whole genome shotgun sequence:
TGCTCCAAAGCTTTCTGCCTCAGGTAAGGGTGCTCCTGCTTCACAAACACCCAGAACTGTGTGAGTGTGGAGGTGGAAAACTTCATCTGGAAGCCACGGTCAGATGACACTTCCAGGAGTTTTTCCTGATAAGTGACAGGTAGCTTGCTTCTGGTAGCTTCAGACAATAGAAACGGATTTCTCACCCAATCCAGCTGTGCAGATTTCTCCTCCATGTCAGGAAAGTAGTGATGAAAATCTTGAATCAAGTTGGTCAAATGACCCATGATGACTGACTTGACTGGAGCTCTATCCACATCCTCATTTGTGAGAAAATCATCCACCTGAGGAAAGCAGGTGAAATTTCCCTGAGCACAGGCCGTTTTCCACAGCTTAGCTTTCTTCTAAAAACCACCCACCTTGTCATATTGTCCGCCCtgcgatcggtaggttgtgagttcaaaccccggccgagtcataccaaagactataaaaatgggacccattacctccctgcttgacactcggcatcaagggttggaattgggggttaaataaccaaaaattattcccgggcacggttccgctgctgcccactgctcccctcacctcccagggggtgaacaaggggatgggtcaaatgcagaggacaaatttcaccacacctagtgtgtgtgtgacaatcattggtactttaactttaacttataaaggtttaaaatgttggtgttcttGCCCTGTAGGGACATATTCAGTTCATTCTGTTTGCCGAAAATATCTGCCAGATAACATAACTTAGCAAGCCAGTCCGTGTCCTGGAACAAGGTGGCGTGGGGGGGAATGGTGATCAATCAGAAAGGTGTGTACCTTGGAACGTAATTCCAACAGCTGGTTTAGTATTTTCCCTCGGGAGAGCCAGCGCACTTCTGTGTGCAGCAGCAGTTGCGTGTGTTCAGCTCCCATATTTTCACAGAGGCGACAAAACAGACGTGAATTAAGTGGCCTTGACTTTATAAAGTTGATGACTGACGCTGTCATTTAAAACGTCATGAAGCACAGGGCTAATTTTCCTGGACGCCAATGCCTCCCTGTGTATGACACAGTGAGTCCACTTCACGGCGGGGTTTTCTTTTTTAGCGCGCGCAATCAGTCCTCTCACGCTACCCGTCATTGACGCTGCTGCACCTGTGCAGATGCTGCTACAGGACTTCCAGCTGATGCTATTCTCAGAGAAGAAAGTGTTGACAATGTTAAAAATGTCCTCTCCTGTTGTTCTCCCCTCTAATGTTTtacaaaaaagtatgtgctcaTAAATATCGTCAGTATCGATGTATCTGTCAAAACCTACAAGTTGTGCATTTCCACTAATATCTGTGGATTCATCcagctggagggaaaatgagtcgCTAAGTTTTCCAACAACTTGCTCAACGATGTCTTTTCCCATTTTATCTACTCTCCGGCAAACAGAGTCATTTGATAAaggcacattctttattttctcgGCTGCTTTTTTATCCAGTATTGTCTCGGCCAGCACTGCAGCGGCTGGAAGTATCAGCTCTTCAGCGATAGTGAACGGCTTTTTGGCTTTAGCAACAAGAAAAGACACCGCGTAAGAAGCCTCCAGGGCTTTGGCTGATGTTGTGGAGGCCTTCCGCATCGTGTCTTGAGATGACGTGAATTCATTTAGTCACCTCTTAAAAAAATCAGGTGGCTTACCGACATGGCAAGCGTGTTTTGTCCGGGGATGCCGCTGTTAGCTAACATTTCTCCACAGAAAAAACACAATGCCTTGGGGGGGTTACAACTCGAAGCCGTAAATCCCATTAACACATATTCTTTGGAATACTGTCTGAATTTTGCCGGCTCTGGTTTGGCCTTATTTGGCACATGTTCCTCCTTGTTTTCAGCTGTATTACTGCTacactttaaccaagcctccattgttttctacatcgatagttgattgacagttggtgccgtgtggcacagccaggtagggtcaaaccatcatggcatgggggaaactctgggtttatggtaatgaatgcaATAGCCtatttgatttgatgttcagtttatgtaTTAgttaagtattattcaataaatatatttataaaggatttttgaattgttgctatttttagaatatttttaaaacatctcacgtacccccaggggtacgcgtacccccatttgagaaccactgctgtggGGCGCTATAACACTGTTGACAATCGCCTCTGTTTTGGTGCGTGCACTTGAAATCTGTTTTGCCGTGTCTGAGTCTGGGAATGCTTTTTTCAGCAAAGCACTGGTGCAATCCATCGACCAGTAACTGTTATGGTGTTTGACTGTGTGGAATGCCAAAACACCCTCTGCTGCTGCGTTTACAATGTCTTCTCCTTTTCCATGTCGCACAAAGTACTCTGTCAAtttagcagacgagctctcgccctgcacagctgttttgtgctttgtagtgtcgatatgggcttgtagatctttggtccctttatttgccacagatacatacgttcctactttgcacacagtgcattctgcttcccatgtgtcacggccaggacgaaaacacaaatactttttccgcaaatcatccgtgaagtttcatTAACGTTTcgacatttcttgttttcatgtctgtctctccaTTCACTAGCTctctccatacttgccaaccctcacgtttttagcgggagactcccggtattcagcgcctctcccgataacctcccggcagaaattttctcccgacaaactcccggtattcagccggagctggaggccacgcgccctccagctcaatgcggacctgtccacaat
This window encodes:
- the LOC133642574 gene encoding protein FAM200A-like: MGHLTNLIQDFHHYFPDMEEKSAQLDWEKLLEVSSDRGFQMKFSTSTLTQFWVFVKQEHPYLRQKALEQLLPFASTYLCESDSAWRRA